From the genome of Ictalurus punctatus breed USDA103 chromosome 5, Coco_2.0, whole genome shotgun sequence:
AGCCTGACAAAATTCAAACGGAATATCAAACccctttgcatttgcatttccgATGCCTTGCAAAGAAACCTGTCAATCAGTGTCGGGGGTGGGAGTATACTATGGGgcatgtttgtatttggaagtgATGCCAGTCACAGTCATTGGCCAAGAAGGAAAATGTTCTGTACAGATAATTGATAATAAAGTAAATGGTTTATTTAAAGATAATGAAGGATAAATTTGTCTTTCTGGCTTTTCTGGCTCACTGGAGATTGTAAGGAAAACCTTTTACTAAAGGAGGCAGTGCCGGTCCTAGATTTCTGGGAGCCCTAAGCAAAACTTTGTCAGGGGGTTCCTGTCAGCAAAACATAAAAGTAAAATTTACACAATATAAACATACCTATAAActgtaacaaataaaatacatttatttaattaacaagTCTAAATGAATGAAGACTGAAAGACAAAGCACTAAACTGGCAGTAAAAACAATTTTGGATGGCACCATCTGGCCCCATCTAGCAGTTAGGAAAACTATAACAGCTATAATTTTTTACCAATGCGTAATTcactaacaaaacaaaagcgTGATAAATATAGTTTACTCAAGAAAGCTTAAgtaaacatacaaaaatacatcaataatTCTCTAAATATGAAAACTTTAGAATAATGGGCATTGTTTTTGAAGCATTGTCAGGAGTCATTCGACAGTAAACAATATACGAGATCAAGGGGGCCCCCTGGTGGTTTGGGGCCCTTCGCAACTACCCGCACTGTCTATGGACCTACATAAAATTATTGTTATTGAAATGTTATTATAAAAccgtgttttttattttaataatagcaaaatatatattttttcaatggctctttcgaaaaaaaaaaaaaaaaccgcattaaccaaaaatgaagaaaaaggcTCTTTGGTGAAAAAAGGTTCCCGACCAATGGGTTAGAGCATTCACACTGCATGCTGAAGCGGTGCGTAGCAGCAGCAGCGCAGCAGAAGCAGCAATGTTGCGATCATTTCTGCGCCGAGTCTATTGTTACTGTAATGCTTGGTGTGGAACCTGGCTAGTTTTATGGGCAATTTGTTACAATGAAAATTACATCCCAACAAAAACTTTAAACCGCTGATGCTTTATTATGCCCGTGTTCGACCCCAAGGTGCTCTAAAATGTGGTTGACTGTGACTGACGTcacttccaaatacaaacatgcCCCATACTATACTCCCACCCAACACTGATTGACATGTTTCTGTGCAAGGCATTGGACATGCAAATACAAAGGGATTTGATATTCCGTTTGAATTTTGGCAGGCACCTTACGTGAACGAGGACATGAAATAGCAAACGGGGTAATTACTATTGCTATTTTGATATGAAAGGGTCATAACTCGTAAGACATGGGAAATGCATTTGCAAATGGATTTTGTGTTTCCATGTGAAATTTGCCAGACACTGTACGTTCGTGCAAACGAAAATGCAAATGGTAATGCACGATTATCGTTTGCGTTATGTCACAATTTATGCGTCCACGATTAGGAAACGCAATTGCAAATATAGTTTGCAATTGCTTTTGAAAATTGTCTGCAAACTACTTCCATAATTTGCATTGATGTACAGCAGTTTAACCtgtgtctctgtgcagaagATGGTTCTATTCAAATCATAAATGCAAACTATGGACGTGCTGATTCGGTAACCTGCTCCAATGGACTCTCTAACAGTTTGATCAAGAACACCAACTGTTATGCTCCAAACACACTCTCAACTGTGGCCGCACTGTAacagttttttgtttgcttgtttattctaataaatgttttacctattagattcatttttatttagtagATGCACTTGGCATTCACTGATAAAAGATCAAAGATTAACTTATTTTCATTAAAAGGTGCAATGGACAGAGGAGATGCACTGTAGAAGCTTCACAAAAGATCTTTACCGATCCTTGCAGTGAGACTGTTAAATATCTCACTGTGTCTTACATCTGCACTAGTGAGTAAGCTGCTTTCTCTGGCAATCCTTTCATTTaacctttgtttttgttttttttttgttgttattgttttttttttaaataatcttggGTAAACAAGAATGagctaagtttttttttttttaaccattcatagtataaatgttacaaatgaatttaaatgaagattTTTAATATGCAAATCTATAGTTTGTGTGGTTTtcctagtaatattattttatttggattAAAGTGTTACAGAAATTATTAtgagaaaataatttttaatatatacaaaCCAAAATATTTCCTACAGGAGAAACTGTGACCTGTGAAGGAAATACTGCTGTGCTGACATGTGGTTTGTGCTCTTTTTCCCCCTTTGAATTTCTCACCTACCTATTATATAGCATGTTACATAATAAAGACTACACTAAACAGCATGCATACTACCTATTATAAAACAAAGATTTTAAGACAATATCCCATTAGCACCAAGTGGATCTTATCCCCACTGCTTTTCTTTAAATAGactttaatagtttattttccCCTTATGCTAAATTCAAATTTTAGGTGCTGACCATTTAAAGATCGTCAGTGCTAACTACGGCCGAACCGATTCAACCACATGTGCTTCAGGACGCCCCCTGAGTCAAATCTCCATTACAAATTGCTACACACCTAATGCACTAAATGTAGTGGCAGCTAGGTAATGGAAGTACTAACTGAAGTATGatctttatcattattatacatGACTGTTAGCATTAACATACATTATTGGTATATATGGAGACAATTCAAATGAAAACCCATTTTTTGCAGATGTGAAGGAAAGAGCAGCTGTGTGGTGCCAGCAACAAATGATGTTTTTTCTG
Proteins encoded in this window:
- the LOC108265027 gene encoding rhamnose-binding lectin-like precursor, with translation MLFLKLTLLTFIAAQGLFVSGENMITCEGDIHRLTCDTGLIKVKSSLYGRTYNDTCSFNWSPSEVVNTSCSLRISTIADRCNGLRECELKTDLLDTPDPCYGTYKYYNTTYDCINGRVTVICERGYSTLDCEDGSIQIINANYGRADSVTCSNGLSNSLIKNTNCYAPNTLSTVAALCNGQRRCTVEASQKIFTDPCSETVKYLTVSYICTRETVTCEGNTAVLTCGADHLKIVSANYGRTDSTTCASGRPLSQISITNCYTPNALNVVAARCEGKSSCVVPATNDVFSDPCVGTYKYLTVVYICV